cataccatttcatattatatcaactatcaatgacttaataataatcttgttgaactcaacaactcgaatgcaacgtcttttgaaatatgccatgaatgactccaagtaatatctttaatatgagcaaatgcacagcggaagatttccttaatacttgagaataaacatgctttaaagtgtcaaccaaaaggttggtgagttcattagtttatcataatcaattatttccaattatataatagaccacaagatactcatattacaaaaacaatctgtgcaggtctgctcactgctgtaaaatcattcatatgaagaacatcaGAAATTtacaaaacaatctcaccaacggtagctaatacatcgtgcaatgcaaaaatttctcaccgaggatagttaatgcaaaacaatctcactaacggtagctaatgcatcgtgcaatacaaaaatttctcaccgagggtagctaatgcaaCCAAGATGCAAAACAATCTCCCCAATtgatagctaatgcgtcgtgcaatgcaaaaatttctcatcgatggtagctaatgcaatctttatagaaatcgaaccattaATCAAGATGTAAAACAATCTCACcaatcggtagctaatgcgtcgtgcaatgcaaaaatttctcacagaTGGTAGCTAAtgtaatctttatagaaatcgaaccatttcagtagctaatgcatcgtgcaatgcaaaattttCTCACTGATGGTCGataatgcaatctttatagaaatcgaacctctgaatccaaataattctatcatagaatgtagttttgaatacttgtgtctatttcgtcaaacatttataaaagcagttcatgtattctcagttcaaaaatatatctcaaaagcatttaataaaacagttataaaaacagcgcatgtattctcagtcccaaaaatgtaaagagtaaaagggaatcaaatgaactcacaatactgtatttcgtagtaattatgcatatgatggcattgaacaagtgcaaggttggcctcggattcacgaacctatattaagtgtgtatatatatatatatatatatatatatacatatatatatatatatatgtttgatcaatatctgtttaATAatctaggtcaagtcgtagtgtatcacaatcctaatgctcgagattattatgcaaaagtcaacaaaagtcatctaatccaaaatgacttccaaaaattgtataacataaatatagtcattttatatatttaaatatatctatcagagtttattagagtaattattaaaagtcatttgttaataaaaatttatatttaaaatttatatatgataaaaatatacttttatatatcttaaataataaaatttataaagttcacttaatatcataaaaatatagtggtatgtaatattaatgtaattatattacgtgtggtaaaaatatctttgtattacatatttatttgataaaataatattgataataataataataattaaagttgtattattttataataacaatattaattatttttaataataataataataatataataataataataacaatatttatgtctactaatgataataaaaatcttgataataaataataatcttttatagtaatactaatgttataataataatatttcttataaaaatattatattcatgttaatgataataacaatgataataatattgttgttattaataatattaataaaatgataattttaatgaaaatataagttttaagatttataatgatattttcaaacaaacatgataatttttaataataataatattttatatgaaaataataattctattcgaaatgataatttttaataataataatactaaaatgataataataatgacgttttataataacaatgatatttcaattaaaatgataattttaataaaaatgatagtttttaatattaacgatacatgaatgataataataataataataatcagataataATAATGCGTACGATAATAACGACTATgtagtaataatcatttttaataataatactaagattaatgataattcagttgactatatctttaaatccgttcatcgaaatcgcacgacttctaaatgaaaagttattaatttttcgacagctttccaacgacatgcatatcatataccttatatcagtaatatatgtattaaatttgttATTCATCATATACTATCTAACTacaaaaattaaatatacaagaatgcataatcttatatactcgagcactagtcagggatacactattaatatataaaagataagatatgagtgctcacgtatcaatattgagatttaatattgcaggaaggtacgtagacgcaacgtagatgataaacactaggttgacctcacgagctatacccctgatccataaccataacctccatagctataacctataatttccttagctctatcccgctcataaaacccgcttTGAAAATccgttttagatcactcgagcagcactccatcgtagtattttatgtatactactagttattaataataatattactactaataataaaaagagtaataataatattaataatatatatatatatatatatatatatatatatataccgtgaGAAAGATAGAGAGATTAAGAGAGTGTGTAAACTGAGCCACCAATCGAGCATTTTATAGAATCTCTCCTGACTTcccttaccatgcgatcgcatggttattgtgaggggcgtccatgcgatcgtatggtccCTAGTCACAGCTCACATTCGCTTAACTTCTTGTGCCGACGATTttgatttaatattttatatataatacatttaaTTTACTTCTATATTTAAATTACTATACTTCTATATTTTACCTTTGCAAATTGTTTGTTTCCTGGCCTTtaatttcctttttctttttcctttacgTTTGTTGTACTACTCCTATTTGGTGTAATTTGAAGATTTTTCCTAGATTTTTAAGAGTTATTAATTGCTAGTAGTAGGAAAtttatatcaattttatatattattgagTTCTCTTAACTTAATCATATTTTTTTTACTGTTTTCTGTCTATTTGTATCTATTAAGCTGCTTGTATTGATTGGCTAGGCTATGTATACTAATTTTTCGTTCGAGTAGGATCTTTTTACGATTTTAGCTTTCTAGTGTTTTAGCTGTAAAGTATAGAACGTTCCTTAAGCTTGTTTTGTGTTACGCTACTTGCCaaattctttttattttattttactttgcTTGTCTTTTTGTGGGCTTTCTTATAGATTAACTTTGTTCGTTTTTTCCTTTTCTGTTTTTTATTATTATTCGTTCTCGTTCCATAGGGTAAGATAGACGCTAGTCGTTCTCATGGTTACCTGAGGTCATGTCCTTCGAGCTCTGGGTCGGGTAGGTTTATAGGATCTAAAAGCGGCAATAGGCTAGTGAAGCCGGTTAGGATTAGAGCGGGTAGTTGGAATGTGGGTACTCTGACCGGCAAACGTTATGAACTAGTGGAGACTTTACGTAAACGTAAAGTGGACATCTTGTGTGTTCAAGAAACTAGATGGAAGGGTCGAGGGGTGGCTAAGATCATGGACTACAAGCTATGGTTCTCGGGATCGAGAGTAGCTAGAAACGGTGTTGGAATTATTATTGGTCCACCCCATAACGAGAATGTCGTGGATGTGAACAGATGGggcgataggattatgtcggttaggtTAGTAATCCATGAGGTGACCTACACGGTCATTTGCGCTTACGCACCTCATGCGGGCCTTGGCGCAGCTGAAAAGAGACACTTCTGGGAATCGTTAGACCAGGTTGTGAGGATGTGCCCTCTGGACCATCGATTACTTATTGGGGGAGACCTAAATGGTCATATAGGAACGAATGTCGAGGGTTATCCGGGGGCCCATGGGGGCTTTGGGTACGGAGTAAGAAATGAGGAAGGGCTCTCTATTCTCGATTTTGCTGTTGCTCACGATGTGGTTGTTGCGAATTCGTTCTTCAAGAAGACGAATGCTCAGTTAGCAACCTTTCATAGCGGGGGTAATAGTACCCAGATTGACTATTTGTTACTTCGCAGAGGGGATCTTAGGACATGTGGGGACTGTAAGGCCCTGACTGACTTGACATGCTCATCCCAACACAGATTGTTGATCATGGATTTGGTTCTCCGGAGACGGGTCACCAAGAGTGTAAGGCCCGTCCAACCTACAATCCTATGGAAGAAGTTGAACGGAGAGAAGGCAGAGACTTTTAAGACTTTAGTTGTAGAAAGAGTGGAGGCAGAAGCGGAAATGGTATCTCATGAAGATGCGGACCAGATGTGGAATTGCCTGGCGTCCGTCATTAGAGAGGCAGCCAAGGAAGCCTTGGGTGTGGCAGTAGGAACTTCGAGAGGACATAGGTCGGATAGAGAATCATGGTGTCTTAGTGACGAAGTTCAAAGCAAAGTCGCGCTTAAGCAACTAAGGTTTAGGGAGCtcgtcatgtagtgacccgaacttttccatgtttatatatattaattgagattgatatttacaagactaaatatttccaacgtgttaagcaatcaaacttgttaagacttaattaaatgaaataagtttcatatagacaattgatcacccaagttgaccggcgattcacaaacgttacaaaattgtaaaaactacatgttgtggtatatatagacatatatatgtggttgacataagattatgatgagtaattatctcactaaatatattaacaatgtgttatatacataagaaatgagattactaagttaagaaactcgaaatgatatatataacgattatcgttatgataacgtctactaaatacatatgtatcatattaagatattgatacactatatttaacatgataaaatgatatttaaatatatcattaagtgtgtataacaatgaactacatatgtaaaaacaagactactaactcaagaattacgaaacgagacttatatgtaacgattatcattgtaacgatattttaatgtatatatcatattaaaagatattcatacatcataatatcatgataatataataatttaacatctcatttgatataataaacattgggttaacaacattaattgagatcgttaacttaaaggtttcaaaacaacacttacatgtaacgactaacgaagacttaacgactccattagaatgtatatacatgttgtgttttgatatgtattcttacacttttgaaagacttcaagacacatatcaaagtacttctacttaacaaaaatgcttacaattacatcctcgttcagtttcatcaacaattctactcgtatgcacccgtattcgtactcgtacaatacacagcttttagatgtatgtactattggtatatacacttcaatgatcagctcttagcagcccatgtgagtcacctaacacatgtgagaaccatcatttggtaactagcatgaaatatctcataaaattacaaaaatattagtaatcattcatgacttatttacatgaaaacaaaattacatatcatttatatctaatccatataacaacgaccaaaaacacctataaacactttaattcttcaattttcttcatctaattgatctctctcaagttccatcttcaagttctaagtgttcttcataaattccataagtatagttttataaaaatcaagaatactaccaagtttgcaagtttacttccaagctttctaatccattccaagtaatcatctaagatcaaggaacctttgttatttaaagtaggttatctttctaattcaaggtaacattcatattcaaactttgattcaatttctacaactataacaatcttatttcgagtgaaaatcttacttgaactattttcgtgtcatgattctgcttcaagaactttcaagccatccaaggatcctttgaagctagatccatttttcccatttccagtagttttatccagaaaacttgaggtagtaatgatgttcataacattattcgattcatacatacaaagctatcttattcgaaggtttaaacttgtaatcactagaacatagtttagttaattctaaacttgttcgcaaacaaaagttaatccttctaacttgacttttaaaatcaactaaacacatgttctatatctatatgatatgctaacttaataatttaaaacctgaaaacacgatgaacactataaaatcggatatacgccgtcgtagtgaaaccgggggctgttttagtttggataattaaaaactatgataaactttgatttaaaagttgttcttctgggaaaatgatttttcatatgaacatgaaactatatccaaaaatcttggttaaactccaagtgaaagtatgtttttcaaaatggtcatcaagatgtcgttctttcgacggaaatgactacctctttagtaattgacatgtaacttatattttcgactataaacctatactttttctgtttggattcttaaattagagttcaatatgaaaccatagcaatttgattcactcaaaacggatttaaaatgaagaagtaatgggtaaaacaagattggatatttttgatctttttagctacgggaaatgtttaacaaatctatacaaatcaaatcctagctaacttatattgtattatacatgtattctaatatattatgtaatcttgggataccaaagacacgtatgcaaatgttttgacatatcatatcgacccatgtatatatattatttggaacaaccatagacactctatatgcagtaatgttggagttagctatacagggttgaggttgattccaaaaatatatactttgagttgtgatctagcctgagacgtgtatacactgggtcgtggattgattcaagataatatatatcgatttatttctgtacatctaactgtggacaactagttgtaggttactaacgaggacagctgacttaatacactcaaatctttaaaacataataaaaaatgtttgtaattatattttgatcatactttgatatatatgtacatatttgtataggttcgtgaatcgatccgtggccaagtcttatttccgaggaaggaaatatctgtgaaagtgagttatagtcccacttttaaaatctaatatttttaggatgagaatacatgcaggttttataaatgatttacaaaatagacacaagtacgtgaaactacattctatggttgaattatagaaatcgaatatgcccctttttattaagtctggtaatctaagaattagggaacaaacaccctaattgacgtgaatcctaaagatagatctattgggcctaacaaaccccatccaaagtaccggatgctttagtacttcgaaattaatatcatatccgaagggtgtcccggaatgatggggatattcttatatatgcatcttgttaatgtcggttaccaggtgttcaccatatgaatgatttttatctctatgtatgggatgtgtattaaaatatgaaatcttgttgtctattgttacgatttgatatatataggttaaacctataactcaccaacatttttgttgacgtttaaagcatgtttattctcaggtgaatattaagagcttccactgttgcatactaaaataaggacaagatttggagtccatgtttgtatgatattgtgtaaaaactgcattcaagaaacatatgtcgatgtaatatatttctattgtaaaccattatgtaatggtcgtgtgtaaacagtatattttagattatcattatttgataatctacgtaatgtttttaaaacctttattgataaaataaaggttatggttgttttaaaaatgaatgcagtctttgaaaaacgtctcatatagaggtcaaaacctcgcaacgaaatcaattaatatggaacgtttataatcaatatgaacgggacatttcagttggtatccgagcgttggtcttagagaaccagaaaatttgcattagtgtgtcttatcgagtttgttaggatgcattagtgagtctggacttcgaccgtgttttctttaaaaatgattgcttaacatttttgttggaaactatatattattaacatgtaaatattatgtgatatattaatctcttatgtttgatattgtgtgatagatgtctacctctagcacaaatcccattgactcacctaataataacaaagagttgaatatatattggcaagattcacaagttcccgaagaaccggaagaagatgaaacggaaccggaagaagaggaaccggaagaagaggaaccagaagaagtggaaccggaagaagaagaggttccggagggggaatagtaggaaccacaaaaaaccggtcaaataaaagaaaaacctcaaccaatggaccaaagttaataatggtcaatgg
This genomic window from Rutidosis leptorrhynchoides isolate AG116_Rl617_1_P2 chromosome 2, CSIRO_AGI_Rlap_v1, whole genome shotgun sequence contains:
- the LOC139887864 gene encoding uncharacterized protein, with protein sequence MVANGKIDASRSHGYLRSCPSSSGSGRFIGSKSGNRLVKPVRIRAGSWNVGTLTGKRYELVETLRKRKVDILCVQETRWKGRGVAKIMDYKLWFSGSRVARNGVGIIIGPPHNENVVDVNRWGDRIMSVRLVIHEVTYTVICAYAPHAGLGAAEKRHFWESLDQVVRMCPLDHRLLIGGDLNGHIGTNVEGYPGAHGGFGYGVRNEEGLSILDFAVAHDVVVANSFFKKTNAQLATFHSGGNSTQIDYLLLRRGDLRTCGDCKALTDLTCSSQHRLLIMDLVLRRRVTKSVRPVQPTILWKKLNGEKAETFKTLVVERVEAEAEMVSHEDADQMWNCLASVIREAAKEALGVAVGTSRGHRSDRESWCLSDEVQSKVALKQLRFRELVM